In Natronolimnobius baerhuensis, a single window of DNA contains:
- a CDS encoding glycoside hydrolase family 2 TIM barrel-domain containing protein, which translates to MDTISLSGPWTLRLDPDNKGYRENPPDKVIDGTIYLPGTTDEYGYGEPVEEDSRDHLERTHRYEGPAWYRRPVTIPDEWAGKRVTLTLERTRPTEVWLDGERLGSRECLSTPHVYEFPGLEPGEYDLAICVDNTDESMDRAGVERSHAASEHTQTNWNGIVGEIRLDASPPVRIEHVRTTPNVAENAVDLAVTLDAPSTDALEGTLTATARSVTGDEVHVPDPLECAVSVDASEWTDGQTTLEYTYDLGPDALIWDEFSPAAYDLSISLAFETDADSGVDEYETTTGLCAFDADGTQFSVNGRTIILRGRTDCCVFPETGYPPTTTAEWVEHMETAKSYGINHYRFHSWCPPAAAFEAADRVGIYLQPECSQWDFGTSLVEDGDYDYYKREAERILERYGNHPSFVAFTLGNENKGDEERLNELVQHCRKFDDRRLYAYGANNFLMSPRPGAADDFFITANVPDEPTADPETVGRTPIRGTGHINDTPPSTTVDYESELAAYDIPVIGHEIGQYQIHPNYDETRKYRGVLRARNLERFERSLADRFMAGRDRAFQHASGQLAISCYREDIEAAFRTEGFGGFQLLGLQDFPGQGTAMVGLLDSFMESKGLLEAHEWRQFCAARVPLLSFERYTATTADAFVAEATFANYGPGAVTDATATWSITAPDETDIATGTLECDDLEQGALTPLGTIDAPLTDVDAPAELEVTLTVSGTDEADGSAVERTTSYPLWVYPDALESAEGAAEIEVARRFDEDIRTRLADGETVLLLPEPSALRYSLEGAFQPDFWNYEVFKRNGKPGTLGMTTDPDHPLFDAFPTAGHTDWQWWPLLRHSRPMILDDAPAEFEPAIQIIDTIYRNHKLGVYAETAVGDGKLAICTLDLSRDDPAVRQFRHSLESYLTSAAFSPEESLSTGVLESLFDAGDESERAYGDDAGAWVEFDDTAE; encoded by the coding sequence ATGGACACGATTTCGTTGTCGGGACCGTGGACGCTTCGACTCGATCCGGACAACAAGGGCTACCGCGAGAACCCGCCCGACAAGGTCATCGACGGGACGATCTATTTACCTGGAACGACGGACGAGTACGGCTACGGAGAGCCCGTCGAGGAGGACTCTCGAGACCACCTCGAGCGCACGCATCGCTACGAGGGGCCTGCCTGGTATCGTCGTCCCGTGACGATTCCCGACGAGTGGGCGGGAAAGCGAGTGACGCTGACACTCGAGCGCACCCGGCCAACCGAGGTCTGGCTCGACGGGGAGCGACTCGGCTCGCGGGAGTGTTTGAGCACGCCACATGTCTACGAGTTCCCCGGGCTCGAGCCCGGCGAATACGACCTCGCAATTTGCGTGGACAACACGGACGAGTCGATGGACCGCGCCGGTGTCGAACGCTCGCACGCAGCCTCGGAGCACACGCAGACCAACTGGAACGGTATCGTCGGCGAGATTCGTCTGGATGCCAGCCCGCCGGTTCGAATTGAGCACGTCAGAACGACGCCGAACGTCGCCGAAAACGCGGTCGATTTGGCCGTGACGCTCGATGCACCATCCACAGACGCACTCGAGGGAACGCTCACTGCGACCGCCCGGAGCGTGACCGGCGACGAGGTGCACGTCCCCGACCCGCTCGAGTGCGCCGTCTCCGTCGACGCTTCGGAGTGGACGGACGGACAAACGACGCTCGAGTACACCTACGACCTCGGTCCCGACGCGCTCATCTGGGACGAGTTCTCGCCGGCAGCGTACGATCTCTCCATCTCGCTCGCGTTCGAGACGGACGCAGACAGTGGTGTCGACGAGTATGAGACGACGACCGGGCTGTGTGCGTTCGACGCCGACGGCACGCAGTTTTCGGTCAATGGCCGCACAATCATCTTGCGCGGGCGAACCGACTGCTGTGTCTTTCCCGAAACTGGCTACCCGCCGACGACGACCGCCGAGTGGGTCGAACACATGGAAACGGCCAAATCCTACGGCATCAACCACTATCGCTTCCACAGCTGGTGTCCGCCGGCAGCCGCCTTCGAGGCCGCCGACCGGGTCGGCATCTACCTCCAACCGGAGTGCTCCCAGTGGGACTTTGGCACCTCGCTCGTCGAGGACGGCGACTACGACTACTACAAACGGGAAGCCGAACGCATTCTCGAGCGCTACGGCAATCACCCTTCGTTCGTCGCGTTCACCCTCGGCAACGAGAACAAGGGTGATGAGGAGCGCCTGAACGAACTCGTCCAACACTGCCGGAAATTCGATGACCGCCGGCTGTACGCATACGGCGCGAACAATTTCCTAATGTCGCCACGACCCGGCGCGGCAGACGACTTCTTCATCACTGCAAACGTCCCCGACGAGCCCACGGCGGACCCCGAAACGGTCGGCCGAACGCCGATCCGGGGCACCGGCCATATCAACGACACACCACCGTCAACAACCGTCGACTACGAAAGCGAACTCGCAGCCTACGACATTCCCGTCATCGGCCACGAAATCGGCCAGTATCAGATCCACCCGAACTACGACGAGACGCGCAAGTACCGCGGCGTCCTCCGGGCACGCAACCTCGAGCGGTTCGAACGCTCGCTCGCGGATCGGTTCATGGCCGGTCGCGACAGGGCGTTCCAGCACGCGTCCGGACAACTCGCGATCTCGTGCTATCGCGAGGATATCGAAGCCGCGTTCCGAACCGAGGGCTTCGGCGGCTTCCAACTACTCGGCCTGCAGGACTTTCCGGGGCAGGGAACCGCCATGGTCGGCCTGCTTGACTCGTTCATGGAGTCGAAGGGACTGCTCGAGGCCCACGAGTGGCGACAGTTCTGTGCGGCCCGCGTTCCGTTACTCTCGTTCGAGCGCTACACGGCCACGACCGCGGACGCGTTCGTCGCCGAGGCGACGTTCGCGAACTACGGGCCCGGCGCGGTGACGGACGCGACGGCAACGTGGTCGATCACCGCACCCGACGAAACCGACATCGCGACTGGCACACTCGAGTGCGACGACCTCGAGCAGGGCGCACTTACGCCGCTTGGCACTATCGACGCACCGCTCACCGATGTCGACGCACCCGCCGAACTCGAGGTGACGCTCACAGTTTCGGGAACCGACGAGGCGGACGGCTCCGCGGTCGAGCGCACGACCTCCTATCCGCTCTGGGTCTATCCGGACGCACTCGAGTCCGCCGAGGGCGCTGCGGAAATCGAGGTCGCCCGACGGTTCGACGAGGACATACGGACTCGGCTAGCAGACGGCGAGACAGTCCTCTTGCTGCCCGAACCGAGCGCGCTTCGGTACTCGCTCGAGGGCGCGTTCCAGCCCGACTTCTGGAACTACGAGGTGTTCAAGCGAAACGGCAAACCCGGCACGCTGGGGATGACGACAGATCCGGATCACCCGCTGTTCGATGCGTTCCCAACTGCGGGTCACACCGACTGGCAGTGGTGGCCACTGCTGCGACATTCGCGGCCGATGATCCTCGACGACGCGCCCGCCGAGTTCGAGCCGGCGATACAGATTATCGATACGATCTATCGCAATCACAAACTCGGCGTCTACGCCGAAACCGCCGTCGGCGACGGGAAACTCGCCATCTGTACGCTGGATCTCTCCCGCGATGATCCCGCGGTTCGGCAGTTCCGCCACAGCCTCGAGTCGTATCTCACCTCAGCGGCCTTTTCACCCGAGGAATCGCTTTCGACAGGTGTCCTCGAGAGTCTGTTCGACGCTGGCGACGAGAGCGAGCGGGCGTACGGCGACGACGCGGGTGCGTGGGTCGAGTTCGACGACACCGCCGAATAA
- a CDS encoding UbiA family prenyltransferase: MALVRGDSGIRAATRAYGSQIHPVFMTPPLAASLFGAVLAERVSLALAVIHVAAMFAAVYTAHVKDGYVDFHIRGEDDDHPLTARGCRVGLAASTAAFALCCVLLFVFVNWVAVALTVPTWLIAYHHAPQLDTNPITTTTGYPLGISLSLLGGFYVQAGTITAVPFAFALVFLVLLSGIKVIDDAQDYDYDRSIQKRTVAVVVGEHRARDVAYGLMGLALVLVVTLAAVQLFPPTAVLAAVAFAAVAAIARRASPTIATMLLIRGSYVFLAVLVAAVWFEPLVWLTAS, encoded by the coding sequence ATGGCGCTCGTGAGGGGCGACTCCGGCATCCGCGCGGCGACTCGAGCGTACGGCTCGCAGATCCATCCGGTCTTTATGACGCCGCCGCTTGCCGCGTCGCTGTTCGGGGCGGTGCTCGCTGAACGCGTTTCGCTCGCGCTCGCCGTAATTCACGTCGCGGCGATGTTCGCGGCGGTGTATACGGCCCACGTCAAAGACGGCTACGTCGATTTTCATATCCGCGGTGAGGACGACGATCACCCGCTGACCGCACGGGGCTGTCGCGTTGGACTCGCGGCCTCGACGGCGGCGTTTGCGCTGTGTTGTGTCCTGTTGTTCGTCTTCGTCAACTGGGTCGCCGTTGCACTGACCGTCCCGACGTGGCTGATCGCCTACCATCACGCACCCCAACTCGATACCAACCCGATCACGACCACGACGGGCTACCCACTCGGTATTTCGCTTTCGCTGCTTGGCGGGTTCTACGTGCAAGCAGGGACGATCACGGCCGTTCCGTTCGCCTTTGCGCTCGTCTTTCTCGTCTTGCTCTCGGGGATCAAGGTGATCGACGACGCACAGGACTACGACTACGACCGTTCGATCCAGAAACGGACCGTCGCCGTCGTCGTCGGCGAGCACCGCGCCCGCGACGTTGCCTACGGGCTGATGGGGCTTGCACTCGTGCTCGTCGTCACGCTCGCGGCTGTCCAACTCTTTCCGCCGACGGCCGTCCTCGCCGCAGTCGCGTTCGCTGCCGTCGCCGCCATCGCTCGTCGTGCGTCTCCGACGATTGCGACGATGTTACTCATCCGCGGCTCGTACGTCTTCCTCGCCGTCCTCGTCGCCGCCGTTTGGTTCGAACCGCTGGTGTGGCTGACAGCGTCGTGA
- a CDS encoding FAD-binding oxidoreductase, whose translation MTGAYAFLEEIGLADDQLSFAESRRADRAADWGAEQRGREVLPDVVVWPESTDDVAAVLSAATDHDVPVTPYAAGTGLEGNAVPAHGGISLDLTRMDAIVDYRPDDFQIDVGPGLIGSTVDEHVARDGLFFPPLPSSGDISTVGGMIATDASGMQTVRYGEVSDWVLGLEAVLADGTVVQTGSRAIKSSSGYNLTDLIVGSEGTLAVVTEATLELAGRPQQIHGGRAIFETLEDATEAIFDAVRTEIAVARIELLDELSVRMTNDYLDTGLPDAPMVFLEFHANHGIEEEIDLCRTIFEDHGVLEFEVSATDSEMDDLWEARREIAFAVKHYDDDLEVLHPGDVTVPISAYPEMVAETKRISAEYDLLTTCYGHAGDGNLHHNVLVDFDDPEMVERGEEAYRRTVETAIELGGTVTGEHGIGEGKQQFLEAEHGAGAVEMMRRIKRALDPTDTLNPGKIFPETADGERVRAETSALESADTGESTQPDGSGE comes from the coding sequence ATGACAGGTGCGTACGCGTTTCTCGAAGAAATTGGACTCGCGGACGATCAGCTATCGTTCGCCGAGAGTCGGCGCGCGGATCGGGCCGCCGACTGGGGGGCCGAACAGCGCGGTCGCGAGGTGCTGCCGGACGTGGTCGTCTGGCCCGAGAGCACCGACGATGTTGCAGCCGTCCTTTCGGCGGCGACCGACCACGACGTGCCCGTGACGCCCTACGCCGCGGGAACCGGCCTCGAGGGCAACGCCGTGCCGGCCCACGGCGGCATCAGTCTGGATCTGACCCGCATGGACGCCATCGTCGACTACCGGCCTGATGACTTCCAGATCGACGTGGGGCCGGGACTCATCGGCAGCACAGTCGACGAGCACGTCGCCCGCGATGGCCTTTTCTTCCCACCGCTGCCCTCCTCGGGCGACATTTCAACAGTTGGCGGAATGATCGCAACCGACGCGAGCGGCATGCAGACCGTCCGCTACGGAGAAGTGTCGGACTGGGTGCTCGGCCTCGAGGCCGTCCTCGCCGACGGCACCGTCGTCCAGACCGGCTCGCGCGCGATCAAATCCTCGAGTGGCTACAACCTGACGGACCTCATCGTCGGCAGCGAGGGGACACTCGCCGTCGTCACCGAGGCGACGCTCGAACTCGCGGGCCGACCACAGCAGATCCACGGCGGGCGCGCCATCTTCGAGACGCTCGAGGACGCCACTGAGGCCATCTTCGACGCCGTCCGCACGGAGATTGCCGTCGCCCGAATCGAACTACTGGACGAACTCAGCGTCCGGATGACCAACGACTACCTCGATACCGGCCTGCCCGACGCGCCGATGGTCTTTCTCGAGTTTCACGCAAACCACGGGATCGAGGAAGAAATCGACCTCTGCCGGACGATCTTCGAGGACCACGGCGTCCTCGAGTTCGAGGTCAGCGCCACTGACAGCGAGATGGACGACCTCTGGGAGGCCCGCCGCGAAATTGCATTCGCGGTCAAACACTACGACGACGACCTCGAGGTGCTCCATCCCGGCGACGTGACGGTCCCGATCAGCGCCTACCCGGAGATGGTCGCCGAAACCAAGCGGATTTCGGCCGAGTACGACCTGTTGACCACCTGCTACGGCCACGCGGGCGATGGCAACCTCCACCACAACGTGCTGGTCGATTTCGACGATCCAGAAATGGTCGAACGCGGCGAGGAAGCCTACCGCCGAACCGTCGAGACGGCCATCGAACTCGGCGGCACCGTCACCGGCGAACACGGCATTGGTGAAGGGAAACAGCAGTTCCTCGAGGCCGAACACGGCGCGGGCGCAGTCGAGATGATGCGCCGGATCAAACGCGCGCTCGATCCGACGGATACGCTCAATCCGGGGAAGATTTTCCCGGAGACGGCCGACGGCGAGCGGGTTCGGGCGGAGACGTCGGCGCTCGAGTCAGCCGACACCGGGGAGTCCACCCAGCCTGACGGCTCCGGCGAGTGA
- a CDS encoding DUF2240 family protein — MSLRVAVAAPFIQNGTTRLEEGEFVVALSLDRNWFSPDQAKRLIDVATQDGLLEHDGNDLVATFETSEVTIPEEFVPDDDMLTERSAFERVLDQLVAAGVEKHEAVGAVNALQNELGITIEAAAVVYARREGLEVDDIAPVARATITDTEAEES, encoded by the coding sequence ATGAGCCTTCGCGTCGCCGTCGCCGCCCCCTTCATCCAAAACGGGACCACACGCCTCGAGGAGGGTGAGTTCGTCGTTGCGCTCTCGCTAGATCGCAACTGGTTCTCGCCCGATCAAGCCAAGCGGTTGATCGACGTGGCAACCCAGGACGGCTTGCTCGAGCACGACGGAAACGACCTCGTGGCGACGTTCGAGACGAGCGAGGTGACGATTCCAGAGGAGTTTGTCCCCGACGATGACATGCTCACAGAGCGCTCGGCGTTCGAACGCGTTCTCGACCAACTCGTCGCCGCCGGTGTCGAAAAACACGAAGCCGTCGGCGCGGTCAACGCCCTCCAGAACGAACTTGGGATCACCATCGAAGCCGCCGCAGTCGTCTACGCGCGTCGGGAAGGACTCGAGGTGGACGACATCGCACCCGTCGCCCGCGCAACGATCACAGACACAGAAGCCGAAGAGAGTTAG
- a CDS encoding ribonuclease H family protein, with amino-acid sequence MAAHGRSALRDLFDESPTPHIAHPPRTHHRDFYVATDGSFRKTGGGLGAVIETRDGTRVARIATTDTPPDNNVAEYRALHLGLDVLAARAPRDARVGVLVDHDSLASNVNNAVLATTHPDRKAPQPLSVPRETRYHWRGIEARLNGFDEVRAARINSDQNPAHPLANTPDRYRHVNHEPDRCVLPDPLESSTQATEFPPPSRADRNGNGGGSGRASD; translated from the coding sequence ATGGCCGCTCACGGCCGGTCCGCACTGCGGGACCTGTTCGACGAGTCGCCGACGCCGCATATCGCCCATCCCCCGCGGACCCATCATCGTGACTTCTATGTCGCTACCGATGGGTCCTTCCGGAAAACGGGCGGCGGATTAGGCGCCGTCATTGAAACACGCGACGGCACCCGTGTCGCACGCATTGCAACCACGGATACGCCGCCGGACAACAACGTCGCCGAGTATCGGGCGCTTCACCTCGGACTCGACGTTCTCGCCGCGCGTGCGCCACGCGATGCCCGCGTTGGTGTTCTCGTCGACCACGACTCCCTCGCAAGCAACGTCAACAACGCCGTCCTCGCGACGACCCACCCCGACCGGAAAGCGCCGCAACCGCTTTCGGTCCCCCGGGAAACCCGCTATCACTGGCGTGGCATCGAAGCCCGCCTCAACGGGTTCGACGAAGTCCGAGCGGCGCGTATCAATAGCGATCAAAACCCTGCTCACCCGCTTGCCAACACACCGGACCGGTATCGCCACGTCAATCACGAACCCGACCGCTGTGTCCTGCCCGACCCACTCGAGTCGAGCACACAGGCCACCGAGTTCCCGCCACCCTCGCGCGCTGATCGAAACGGCAACGGCGGTGGGAGCGGTCGGGCATCCGATTAA
- a CDS encoding ABC transporter substrate-binding protein — MKGARNHQLDRRTLLKLTGATGLTAGMGAIAGCIGDDDGNGNGNGNGNGNGNGVDRDDDELTITLSQFPDTIDPLDHITGDYFDVYDHIYEPLFDFEPGEGIFPRIVEDWEILEGEGATELSIRNDVVFHNGDDLTAEDIAWTIDRTVDPDIGVVSDIGAFGLGSIEGAEPLDDTTLEVHYGAAPGLAEFEFGNYARAMNMQWAIDNHDAENEAVSGADAEDFNGTGPYEVVDFTSGEEIVLEAFDDYWGDEPPFETVTFNADGEASGRVNALETGETDLTMNIQPTDAGTIQSADDVEIRQVTSFRNIFCPMKNTVEPFDSQEFRQAMNYAVDNEGIVDTILSGFGEARGQPVAPGINGFNDEIEPYEQDIGMAESLVEDSGYGDVEIELTVPQGRYLNDAEVGETVADQIDQLDNVNCSANVVDFGVVSDANSAGVDPDTIEIPFYLIGWGTITGDTDYGVQGFFTIPDNEARTFDDEELSDAILDSQQIEDPDERREQLEEVNALAHEKAPFLFLHTQESIYGVRDDIQWEPREDETIYIWDMET; from the coding sequence ATGAAGGGTGCTAGAAACCACCAACTCGACCGCCGAACCTTATTAAAGCTTACCGGTGCAACTGGACTCACCGCTGGGATGGGAGCCATCGCAGGCTGCATAGGGGACGACGATGGGAACGGCAACGGGAATGGAAACGGGAACGGAAACGGCAACGGCGTCGACAGGGACGACGACGAACTGACGATTACGCTGTCGCAGTTCCCCGACACAATCGACCCGCTCGATCACATTACTGGGGACTACTTCGACGTCTATGACCACATCTACGAACCGCTCTTTGACTTCGAACCCGGCGAAGGGATCTTCCCACGTATCGTCGAAGACTGGGAAATTCTCGAGGGCGAAGGCGCAACCGAACTCTCGATTCGTAACGACGTCGTCTTCCACAACGGCGACGACCTGACCGCCGAAGACATCGCTTGGACGATTGACCGCACTGTCGACCCCGATATCGGCGTCGTCAGTGATATCGGCGCGTTCGGTCTCGGCTCAATCGAGGGCGCAGAACCGCTCGACGACACAACACTCGAGGTTCACTACGGCGCTGCGCCGGGGCTTGCAGAGTTCGAGTTCGGCAACTACGCCCGCGCGATGAACATGCAGTGGGCAATCGACAATCACGACGCCGAAAACGAGGCCGTCTCCGGGGCCGACGCCGAGGACTTCAACGGCACCGGCCCGTACGAGGTCGTTGATTTCACTTCGGGCGAAGAAATCGTCCTCGAGGCGTTCGATGACTACTGGGGCGACGAACCGCCGTTCGAGACGGTCACGTTCAACGCCGACGGCGAGGCAAGCGGCCGAGTGAACGCTCTCGAGACGGGCGAGACGGATCTAACGATGAACATCCAGCCGACGGATGCCGGGACGATTCAGAGCGCAGACGACGTCGAAATTCGGCAGGTGACGAGCTTCCGGAACATCTTCTGTCCGATGAAGAACACGGTCGAACCGTTCGACAGCCAGGAGTTCCGCCAGGCGATGAACTACGCCGTCGACAACGAGGGAATCGTCGATACGATTCTCAGTGGTTTCGGCGAAGCGCGCGGCCAGCCAGTTGCACCAGGTATCAACGGCTTCAACGACGAGATCGAGCCCTACGAACAGGACATCGGCATGGCCGAGAGCCTGGTCGAAGACAGCGGTTACGGTGACGTCGAAATCGAACTAACTGTGCCACAGGGCCGATACCTCAACGACGCCGAGGTCGGCGAAACGGTCGCAGATCAGATCGACCAACTCGACAACGTCAACTGCAGTGCAAACGTCGTCGATTTCGGTGTCGTCTCCGATGCGAACTCCGCCGGTGTCGACCCCGACACAATCGAGATTCCGTTCTATCTGATCGGGTGGGGGACCATCACTGGTGACACCGACTACGGCGTGCAGGGCTTCTTTACGATTCCGGACAACGAAGCCCGAACGTTCGACGACGAGGAACTCAGCGACGCCATCCTCGACAGCCAACAGATCGAAGATCCGGATGAGCGACGTGAGCAACTCGAGGAGGTCAATGCACTGGCCCACGAGAAAGCGCCATTCCTCTTCTTGCATACCCAGGAGAGTATCTACGGCGTGCGAGATGACATTCAGTGGGAGCCACGCGAAGACGAGACAATCTACATCTGGGATATGGAGACGTAA
- a CDS encoding ABC transporter permease, with amino-acid sequence MTMGKFLVRRILQGVFVIWGVITIMFGLRAVSPGDPATLMLGEGATRELIEHVREQEGLNEPIYVQYFDYLQGILVGDFGYSWISHREVEVMVIERIPATIELAVAATIVAIVISIPLGVISATRRNEPADYGATMFSLLGISTPNFWLGLMLILLLGVWAGLFPTGRRPVGFGPAVMTLFQTGSPGDLFTWVHYITLPAITLGTYFTALITRLTRSGMVDELGKPYVTASKAKGLPGVLVRYKHVLRNTMIPIITVLGLQMGTLIGGAVITETVFNWPGLGLRLIDALGTRDWPLMQGIIVFIAIGFVTINIVVDGLYAYLNPQVRDE; translated from the coding sequence ATGACAATGGGGAAATTCCTCGTTCGGCGGATACTACAGGGTGTATTCGTCATTTGGGGAGTAATTACGATTATGTTCGGGCTCCGGGCGGTGTCGCCCGGCGATCCGGCAACCCTGATGCTCGGGGAGGGTGCAACACGGGAACTCATCGAGCACGTTCGCGAACAGGAAGGATTGAACGAGCCGATATACGTCCAGTATTTCGACTACCTGCAGGGAATTCTCGTTGGCGATTTCGGGTACTCCTGGATTTCGCACAGAGAAGTCGAAGTGATGGTCATCGAGCGGATTCCGGCAACGATTGAACTGGCTGTTGCGGCGACGATAGTCGCTATCGTCATTTCGATTCCGCTGGGCGTTATTTCAGCGACGCGTCGGAACGAGCCTGCAGATTACGGTGCGACAATGTTCTCGTTGCTTGGCATCTCGACACCGAACTTCTGGCTCGGACTCATGCTGATCTTGTTGCTTGGCGTCTGGGCAGGGCTGTTTCCGACGGGACGGCGGCCAGTCGGCTTCGGGCCGGCGGTGATGACGCTGTTCCAGACCGGCTCACCGGGTGATCTGTTTACCTGGGTGCACTACATCACGTTGCCTGCGATCACGCTCGGAACGTACTTTACGGCGCTTATCACACGCCTGACACGGAGTGGCATGGTTGATGAACTCGGGAAACCGTACGTCACCGCGAGCAAAGCGAAAGGCCTGCCAGGCGTGCTCGTTCGATATAAACACGTCCTCAGAAACACGATGATCCCCATTATTACCGTCCTCGGTCTCCAGATGGGGACACTGATCGGTGGTGCCGTGATCACCGAAACGGTGTTTAACTGGCCCGGTCTTGGATTGCGCCTGATCGACGCGCTCGGCACGCGTGACTGGCCGCTCATGCAGGGAATTATCGTGTTCATCGCCATTGGATTCGTGACGATCAACATCGTCGTCGACGGACTGTATGCCTATCTCAACCCACAGGTGAGAGACGAATGA
- a CDS encoding ABC transporter permease: MISDRLKSNLTRTFSESLLPKIGLFLLVVILIMSLFAPVLATHDPTRTGYFDEQGAEYPPLGQEYTTDVAVDGEFGEITVTSSTDHILGTNNVGQDVFSRFLYGARVSLLVGLIGTGLALAVGVPVGLIAGYYGGRVDDGLMRVADTMLAFPALVLALALIGVFDTTPVQIPDPIVMAGFAEGMPASTPVPGNVIIVVALVTWVWFARVARGEALSIRNEEYVKAARSFGTSHRTILLRHVLPNSLTPIIVLASIQVATIILLEASLAYLGFSGTTLSWGYEIERGQDVLRQRPWVSMVPGIGIVLAVISVNLLGDWLRDALDPNIEGEGR; encoded by the coding sequence ATGATTTCGGACCGGCTCAAATCGAATCTGACACGGACGTTCTCGGAGAGTCTCCTCCCCAAGATCGGACTGTTCTTACTGGTTGTCATCCTCATTATGTCGCTTTTCGCTCCCGTACTCGCGACACACGACCCAACCCGTACGGGCTACTTCGACGAACAGGGCGCAGAGTATCCGCCACTTGGTCAGGAGTACACCACAGATGTCGCTGTTGACGGTGAATTCGGCGAAATTACCGTCACCTCGAGCACTGACCATATCCTCGGGACGAACAACGTCGGGCAAGACGTCTTCTCGAGATTCCTCTATGGCGCTCGCGTCTCGTTGCTTGTTGGCCTGATTGGCACTGGGCTGGCGTTGGCCGTCGGCGTTCCAGTCGGTTTGATCGCCGGCTACTACGGCGGCCGCGTCGATGACGGTCTGATGCGTGTTGCGGACACGATGCTTGCGTTCCCGGCGCTCGTGCTCGCGTTGGCGCTCATCGGCGTCTTCGATACGACGCCGGTACAGATACCGGACCCCATCGTCATGGCTGGCTTTGCGGAGGGGATGCCCGCCTCGACTCCGGTCCCGGGCAACGTCATCATCGTCGTTGCGCTTGTCACCTGGGTGTGGTTCGCGCGGGTCGCCCGCGGCGAAGCACTGTCGATTCGCAACGAAGAGTACGTCAAAGCCGCCCGCAGCTTCGGCACGAGCCATCGGACCATCTTGTTGCGCCACGTCCTCCCGAACAGTCTCACGCCGATCATCGTCCTCGCATCGATCCAGGTCGCGACCATCATCCTGCTCGAGGCGTCGCTTGCGTATCTCGGCTTCTCGGGGACGACACTGTCGTGGGGCTACGAGATCGAGCGCGGACAGGACGTACTCCGGCAGCGACCCTGGGTGTCGATGGTGCCAGGGATTGGTATCGTACTGGCTGTAATCAGCGTCAACCTGCTGGGAGACTGGCTCCGTGACGCACTGGATCCGAACATCGAGGGTGAAGGACGATGA